From the genome of Salvia splendens isolate huo1 chromosome 7, SspV2, whole genome shotgun sequence:
GATTCCTAACATCTCAAAAGATATCAGGGTAGATAGAGTTGAGGAAGAAAGCACGCGCGATCATCCAGAATCATTATACTTGACTATTAACGATAACCATAGTGATAAGAAAACGGAGAAGATGTTAGTTCATTTGGCTAGGAGTAAATCAGGTGATACTGATAATATCAGCCAGACCAGTTCAGTTTACCATCACGAGAGTGGTAGCCATCAGTCTGGAGACGAGGGGAGTTCTGGTAATACGCGTAAACAATCTTCAATGTCGTATGGAATTGCCATGCCGTCTCCTTTGATTGGTTTGCCAGAAATATCTCAGCTTGGGTGGGGCCACTGGTTCACACTTAGAGATCTTCAAATTGCAACGAATCGTTTTTCAGCAGAAAATATCATCGGGGAAGGTGGTTATGGGGTTGTTTACCGGGGCAGATTGGTCAATGGCTCGGAGGTGGCAGTTAAGAAGCTTCTTAATAATCTGTGAGTATCCTCATCAGGTTTTCGTATCTGAAGCTTGTGGAAACGgtctgtttttttaataaatgacATCCTGAATTGCAGAGGTCAGGCAGAGAAAGAGTTTAGGGTCGAAGTAGAGGCCATTGGTCATGTTCGACACAAAAACCTAGTCAGGCTTCTTGGCTACTGCATAGAAGGAGTTCAGAGGTCTGTAATATTGTGTTCGGTTCTTGTTTTCGTACTTTTTCATggtccttttttttttcttgttggaCTTTGTTTGCATATTGAGATAAGGTGGCATATCTTCTCTTTCAGGATGTTGGTATATGAGTATGTAAATAATGGAAATCTCGAACAGTGGCTTCATGGGGCAATGAGGCAGCAGGGCTCTCTAACGTGGGAAGCCCGCATGAAGGTTTTACTTGGCACCGCCAAGGCGTAAGTCAACACTATCTTTAACAATTTATACCATTAATTAGAGTTTTCTTCTCAATGAACTGCTGATTTCTGTTCGTTCCGATTCTATTCCTCAAAGCATCTACGTTAAATAATTGGAAAATGATAAATTTAAGTCTAGTGGATCGAATAACCATCTCCCTAACTAAACGGCAACTGTTTTTAATACTCAGACTAGCTTATTTGCACGAAGCTATAGAACCAAAAGTTGTACATCGTGACATTAAATCAAGTAATATCTTGATCACTGATGACTTCAACGCTAAAGTTTCCGACTTTGGTCTGGCTAAGATGCTGGAATCTGGGGAAAGCCATATCACAACGAGGGTGATGGGGACTTTCGGGTATGCTTGTCTTCAAAGTTTACTCGCTCCACTTCGGTTTTATGATCCATTTTTAGTGTAGTTTCTCCTCGTAACATCAGGTGTTTTTGCAAATTTCAGTTACGTGGCTCCAGAATATGCAAACACCGGCTTGCTGAATGAAAAAAGCGACATATACAGTTTTGGCGTTCTACTTCTTGAAGCCGTCACCGGAAGAGATCCAGTGGATTATGCACGTCCAGCCAACGAGgtgataatttaaattttttttgaagggTAAACATAGCTAGTAAATTCGGATGTATGCTAATTCAGACAGAATGACCGGGAAGCCAGCCCCACCCCCGTCGAGTAACAATCCATAATTGTGTCTGCTGCAGGTTAATCTTGTCGAGTGGCTTAAGATGATGGTAGGGCACAGGAGAGCAGAGGAAGCTGTGGACCCCAGCCTTGAAGTCAGGCCTACTATCCGTGCTTTGAAACGTGCACTTCTCGTAGCACTAAGATGTGTAGACCCCGAGTGGGAGAAACGGCCCAAAATGAGTCAGGTTGTCCGTATGCTGGAAGCTGACGATTTTCCTTATCGTGAGGTGAACCTAAATAAACGATTTTTTGTCAAATATATTTTCGTTCCATTGATTCGTCTTGATAATAGACAGTGTTTCGGTAGATCTAACTTTCATTAACTGCAGGATCGTCGGAATAGGAAAACTAGGACGGTGAGTATGGAGATCGAGTCGTTGAAGGAGGCTAGTGGCTCGACGGAGCTGGAAAGCCGGGAGGAGCCCTCAGAGAGCCATACTTCCAAGGCAATGGATTGAAAGTTGAAACTGACTTTTTTAGACATAATCTCTCTCTACCATTCACATTTGTTAAGTTTGTTTTCTGGGAAGATTCCTCCAGTGACAGACTGACTGAGAGCAAGCAGGCATGGCCCAGTTTGGAATCTTGAATCATTGGCATCTTGTCTCCAGGATCCCTCCAAAAATAACGAATATGCGCTCCTCGAGTCGAGCTAACATTGATTCGGTAAGCGTTTAGGGTTCTGGTGGGCGGACCAACGTGCCCATTCATTGTAAAATTATGGTTTACTATATCATTTGATCATTCAATTATCGACTTCGTTTTGTGTTTCGTTGGTACGGTTAGGATACTTTCGCGCTGATTCTACGGCATCCCTATTTATAGTTCACCTGTTTTATCTGCATCTCTTGTAGGAGTATGATTTTGTGCAGAAAGATTGTTCTTGCATTATGAGATTTGAATGTGCAAAGATGGGTTATAGATTCAAAGAAGCTGTACAATGTCTGAATTATGGCCCTAGATAGATTTACAACggctatgtttttttttgtttttttgtttttgtcattTGGAGTTATCATCATATATCCTATGATTCTAGTTAGGCCTATGAGTGTATCATATGTTTAGTTTCTTAGataagataataataataatatagtactataagaTTCGAGAAGATAAGATTAAATTAGAAACTGAGTTTGAAAGAAGATTAAATTGGTATTGGttttaatgttttttatttGGTGGATAGGAATAAAAATTGAGTTAGGACATTCAAATGCATCCATCACAATTAGATTCTTTTGGATAATGAATACAAACCTGGATAAACCAACATCTTTAATCAAAGATTGTTATTCATCCGCAAATATGAGTAccattatttttgtaaatttttttaaaaaatataaaaaaaaagtggatagaaaaaagtgaaatatgagtcgCACTTACTAGTTTTAAATAATACGTGAGTGGAAtgaattagtagaatgtgagttcTATTTaacatttataataattatgaatCGAAACTCTTATTCGCGTAtagaccaaaatagaaaaacgagaATCCTATTGCGGACcgagggagtattagttaaaGTTTATTGATTCTAATTAAAATAAGTTAACTAAGTTCTT
Proteins encoded in this window:
- the LOC121741465 gene encoding probable receptor-like protein kinase At2g42960: MASGSLNAELSKKYGALKLWVLIGICVGAFIVLILGILSIWIMFQRRSRKTLDKYSSICQIPNISKDIRVDRVEEESTRDHPESLYLTINDNHSDKKTEKMLVHLARSKSGDTDNISQTSSVYHHESGSHQSGDEGSSGNTRKQSSMSYGIAMPSPLIGLPEISQLGWGHWFTLRDLQIATNRFSAENIIGEGGYGVVYRGRLVNGSEVAVKKLLNNLGQAEKEFRVEVEAIGHVRHKNLVRLLGYCIEGVQRMLVYEYVNNGNLEQWLHGAMRQQGSLTWEARMKVLLGTAKALAYLHEAIEPKVVHRDIKSSNILITDDFNAKVSDFGLAKMLESGESHITTRVMGTFGYVAPEYANTGLLNEKSDIYSFGVLLLEAVTGRDPVDYARPANEVNLVEWLKMMVGHRRAEEAVDPSLEVRPTIRALKRALLVALRCVDPEWEKRPKMSQVVRMLEADDFPYREDRRNRKTRTVSMEIESLKEASGSTELESREEPSESHTSKAMD